In Deinococcus radiotolerans, the genomic stretch AGCTGGTATGAACGCTCCACAGCCCACCGGACGAACCAGGCCGGCCTCAGCTGTTCACGCACCGACCCGCCGGGGGTCTAGGGTCATCAGCAGCGGCGGTAGTAGCCGCTCACGTACGTGCCGTTGCTGCGCCGGTACCCGTTCACCCAGCACATGCCACTCGTCGATGAGGCCGGCGCCGCACTCGGCGTCACCACCGGCGTCGGCGCGGTGAACGTCGGGGAGGCCGTCACCTTCGTCTGGAACGTGCCCTGGAAAGCAGGAGTTAAGGTCGCGCCGAGTTTCGCTTCCTGCAGGAACGCCACCGGACCGACCGTACCGTTCCAGTAGCTGCGCACGTCGTAATACCCAGGCAGGAGGTCCGCGAGGTCCAGGACGGGCGTTCCGCCTCCCGTGAAGACGATGAACACGTACCCGGGCGCGAGGGGCAGCTGGAGACCGGCGCGGTCTGCGCGGGCGGGCGTGGCGTACAGCGTGGGAATGGTCAGGCGGGTCAGGCCCGAGGCGGGGACCGTCACGCTGACCCGCTGCGTGGCCTTGCCCGTGGCGCTGACGATCATGGGGTACGTGCCGGGCTTCAGGGCCGCCGGGTCCCGCACGGGCTGGTCCCCATCAAGGATCACGAAGTAGCTCCCGGTGGGATTGTCGATCGTGAAAGCAGGAAGCGGAGCGGCGGCAGGGGTGACCGCCGCGGTGCCCGGCTGCAGGACCAGCAGAGCCTGCGCGTCACCCCGGGGCACGGCGCTGAGTGTCGTGGCGCCCGCTTCGATGTCGGTGCTGAGTCCGCCTTCCGGGCCGTCCCGCCAGGGGTTGGGCAGCAGCGCCGGGAAGGTGGTGAAGATCCGGCCCGCTACGGCGACGGCGTCGCCGGAGACGCGCACGCAGCTGGCCTGGGGGTACGCGGGCGGGCAGGCCTGCGCGAGCCCGCCGAGGCCCTGCGCGAGTTGCTGCGCCACAGTGGCCGGGGTGGCGCCCGCCAGGGCGGGCAGGGTGAGGGCGGCGAGGGTGAGCCAGGCGCGCAGGGTCATGGTTCAGCGTACGGGTCGTCACGTGAGGCTCGGGGCGCAGATGCATGCGCCACCCGGCGGGGGCACCGACACACCCACGCCGCGAGGGTCTTGTTCTGTTGTGTGCCTGCTTCTCTCGTTCGTGCCGGCGGAAGCGCCCCGCGTTCAGAGAATCGGGCGGAAAGCTCAGAGTTTTAGGCAAGGACCGCCGGGCCCCGCCTCCTACACTCGGTGCTATGGCTGGGGCCGGACTTCACGTCCAGGACACTGTCCCCCGCCCACGAAGGTCAACCCGTACGTCCTGCGCCACCACCACACCCGCACAGGAGAACCTATGATTCAAGACAAAGTAGTCATTATTACAGGCGCGTCCTCCGGCATCGGCGAAGCCACCGCGAGGCTCCTCGCCCGCCGCGGCGCGCGCGTCGTGCTGGGCGCCCGCCGCGAAGCGCAGTTACAGCACGTGACCCAGGAGATCACGCAGGCCGGCGGGCAGGCCACGTACCGCGTCACGGACGTCACCCGGCCCGAGGACAACGCCGCGCTCGTCGACCTGGCGAAAACAGCGTTCGGCGGTCTGGACGTTGTGTTCCTCAACGCCGGCATCATGCCCACCGCCCCACTCTCGGCCCTGAACACCGCCGAGTGGCAGCAGGCCGTCGACATCAACGTGATGGGTGTCCTGCACGGCATCGCGGCGGCCCTCCCCACGTTCACCGCGCAGCAACGTGGGCAGGTGATCGCCACGTCCTCCGTCGCCGGCCTCAAGAGTTACCCCGGTGCGGGCGTGTACGGTGGCACCAAGTGGTTCGTGCGCAACCTCATGGAAGTCCTGCGGCTGGAGTCCGCGCAGGAAGGCACGAACATCCGCACCGCCACGATCTACCCGGCGGCCATCAACACGGAACTGCTGGGCGGCATCACGCACGGCGCGTCCGCGCAGGCCATGGGCGCTCTGTACCGGCAGTACGGGATCTCACCGGACCGGATCGCGCAGGTGGTGGCCTTCGCCATCGACCAGCCTGAAGACACGAACGTCACGGAATTCACCGTGGGTCCCACCCCGCAACCCTGGTAAGCCACTCGCCCTTCCCATTGGAGGCCCCCATGAAGATTCACCCCGCTGGTTCCCGCCCCTCTACGTCTGGCCCCGCCGACTGGTTCACCGGTCGAGTCCGGATTGACCCGCAGTTCGACACCCACCCCGCCGGGCACGCGGCCGGCTCCGCTGTCACGTTCGAGCCCGGCGCGCGCACCAACTGGCACACCCACCCGGTCGGGCAGACCCTGATTGTGCTGTCCGGTCTGGGCCGGGTGCAGCGAGCGGGCGGTCCCATCGAGGAGATCCGGCCCGGTGACGTGGTCTGGTTCGAACCGGGCGAGCGGCACTGGCACGGCGCGGGTCCCACCACGGCCATGACGCACCTGGCCATTCAGGAAGCCCTGAACGGCGAAGTGGTCACGTGGCTCGAACCCGTCACAGACGAGCAGTACAACCCCCACTAACGGGCCCGGGCGACCGGCCCCAGCTCCGGCCCGTGTCTCAACAGGAGGTCGTCATGACCCGCACCACGCCATTCCGGCCCGTGGCTCCCGAGGCTACCACACCACGGCACACCGACCAGCCGCAGTGGCTGCCGATCTTCTCCCTGGCCTTCGTGGTGATGAACCTCATCACGTCTGAATTCCTGCCCGTGAGCCTCCTGACGCCCATCGCGCAGGACCTCGGCGTGACTGAAGGGGCCGCCGGGCAGATGATCTCTGCGACGTCCGTGGCCGCCGTGATCACCAGCCTGCTGACGGCCCCAGTGACGCGCCGGTTTGACCGCAAGGCGGTGCTCCTGGGCGCGTCGGTGGCCCTGATCCTCTCCAACGTGCTGGTCGCCCTCGCGCCCAACCTGGCGGTGATCATGCTGGCGCGGCTGCTCCTCGGCGTGGCGATGGGCAGCTTCTGGTCCCTGTCGAACGCCACCACCCTGCGCCTGACGCCCAAGCACCTCATCGCACGGGCGCTGGCCGTCACGTCTGGTGGCGTGGCGATCGCCAACGTGTTCGCCCCACCGATGGGCAGTCTCCTGGGTGAAACCCTGGGTTGGCGTGGCGTGTTCGGCGTGGCCGCCCTGCTCGGCGTGATTGGGCTGGGGTGGCAGTGGATCAGTCTGCCGCGCCTGTCGCCAGGGCGACCAGCCGAACTGCGCACGCTGTTTCGGTTGCTGGATCGCCCCCAGGTGCGGGTGGCGGTCGCGGCCCTGGTGCTGACGTTCGGGGGGTACATGCTGTTCTTCGCGTACCTGCGGCCCTTCCTGGAACAGGTGACCCACCTGACGGTCGCGCAGGTCTCTGGCGTCTTCCTTGCCCTCGGGGTGGCGGGCGTCGTCGGGACGGCCCTGTCCAGCCGCCTCCTGACCTGGAACCTACGCCGGGTCCACATCCTGGTGCCACTGGTCACGGGCGTGCTGGTGCTGGGCCTGCTGCTGGTCGGGGCGTCCGCTGTGTGGACCACGGTGGTGCTGGTGCTGCTCGGCCTGGTGAACAGCGTGTTGCCCGTGGCCTGGGGCACCTGGCTTGCCGTGGCGGTGCCGGATGAAGCGGAAAGTGCCGGCGGTCTCCAGATTGCGGCCATTCAACTGGGGATGACCCTGGGTGCGGTCCTCGGTGGCGTGATGTTCGACCGCAGCGGTTCAGGCGGGCTCCTCTTCAGCAGTGGCGCGGCCTTGATCATCGGCGCCGTGTTGATCGGGAGGGGATTGAATCATCGTTCGACGGCCCCAGCCGACGCCTGAACCATCGCGTCCAGGTGCAGCTCATCGGGCCAGAGAGCGTGAGGGAGAGAAGATGACACTGAACGGAAGACAGGCCGCGCGGTCTGCACTCCTCATGGCGGGATTGTTCTCGGCCTACAGCGAGGCGGCGGTGCGTGGGCACGGGAGGCAACAGGTGCAGGTCAGGATCGGGCAGACCACCTTCACCGCCACCCTGGACCGCAGCGCAGCGGCGCAGGCCTTCACGGCGCGCCTGCCGCTCACGCTGAAGATGACCGACCTGCACCGCAACGAGAAGTTCGCCGACCTGACCTGGAGCCTTCCCGTAAAGGCGACAAAGCCCGGCACCGTTCGCAGCGGTGATCTCCTGTTGTACGGGTCGAAAACCGTGGTGCTGTTCTACGAGACGTTTCCCACGGCGTACAGTTATACGAGGCTCGGGCGGATCGATGACCCGCAGGGGTTGGCGCAGGCGTTGGGTCCTGGGAACGTCACCGTCACGTTCTCCGTGGAGTAGGAGGATCACTGTGATGGGCATGGGCGTGTGGCGCGAATGACTGGGGTTTCAGACCTTGCCGCGGGTGGGCTGGCGCGCCTCGCGGAACTGATCCAGCGGCACACGCCGTATGAGGGGGAGTGTGCGCTGCGGGTGCCTGGGGTGTCGGTGGCCCGGACGGTACGTCCGCACAAGGCCCTCGCGCACAGCGTGCAGAAGCCGGCGCTGTGCCTGGTCGCGCAGGGCAACAAGGCGGTGCACATTGGCGCCGAGCAGTACGCGTACGATCCGCAGCGGATGATGGTGTACGCCGTGCACGTGCCGGTTGCGTTTCAGGTGACGCGGGCCAGTGTGGAGGAACCGTTTCTGACGTTCAAGCTGGAACTTGACCCGGAACGCATTGCCGAACTGGCCCTGAAGCTGTACCCGCACGGGCTGCCCCGGCGGCCGGAGGGGCGGGGCGTACAGGTGACTGAGGCGGACCCGGCGATCCTGAATGCGGCCATTCGCGTGCTGGAGACGGTCGATCAGGAACGTGAGGCGACGTGGATCGGGCCGTTGATCGTGGACGAAATGGTGATGCGCCTGCTGCTCGGCCCGGTTGGTCCGATGGTGGCGCAGATGGGTCAGGTGGAGTCGAGTACGCAGCGGATAGAGCGGGCCATCGGGTGGATTCAGGCGCATTTTGAGGGGCCGCTCAACGTGGAGGCTCTGGCCGAGTTGAGTCACATGGGCGTGTCGACCTTTCATGCGCATTTCAAGGCGGTGACGGGTCTGAGTCCGCTGCAGTTTCAGAAGAACCTGCGGTTGCAGGAGGCGCGGCGGTTGATGTACACCACGGGGTTGGATGTCGGGGCGGTGAGTCGGCAGGTGGGGTATGCCAGCGCGTCGCAGTTCACGCGGGAGTACACGCGGCTGTTCAGCAGTACGCCCCGTCAGGATATGACTGAGCTGCGGCTGGGTGGTGCTGAGGGCCGCTGAGCGGACGGGGTTGTGGGGGTGGGTGGGGCCGGTCGGTGCGCCTGATGATGTGGACTGAGTTCAGTTTTTGAACGATCCATTGACTTTTTTGAACGATAAAATTACTGTGATCGTACAAGCTCAACGATCAACCCGGAGGTAACTGTGCCCCGAGCCACCATGCGCGATGTCGCCGACCATGCCGGCGTCTCCCACCAAACCGTGTCCAACGTGCTCAACGGACACCCCTCCATCCGCCCCGAAATGCGCGCCCGCGTCCTGAGTGCCATCAACGCCCTCAACTACCAGCCCAACCAGAACGCCCAGGCCCTCCGGCAAGCCCGCATCACCACCCTCTGCTGCACCTTCTTCGGCCACAACGCCGAAGACATCCATGACCCGTACCGCAACCTGATCCAGTCCGCCTTCGTGGCGGAAGCCAACGCCAGCCGTTACAGCATGACCACCGCGTTCCTCGACGAAGGCCAACCCGAGAGCCTCGCCCGCTTCCAGAAACGCTACCTCCAAGGCCAGTTCGGCGGCACCGTCATCGTGGGCACCACCCTCCCCGCCGATGACCTCACCGCCATCCGCGCCCTCGGCGTCCACACCGTCCTGTTCGACCACCAGATCGAAGGGCACGACGCGCCGACCGTCCAGGCCGACTACGCCGGCGGTATGGCCGCCATGGTGCGCCACCACGCCGCGCAGGGCCGCACCCACCTCGCCCTCCTCATCCCCGCCGGTGACCCCGGCAGCAGCGCCCAGGCCCGCCTGCACGGCTTCCAGAACGAGGCGCGCCGCCTGAACCTAGACACGCAGGTGATGCCGTGCACGTGGTCCTTCGAATCCGGTCGCGACGCCATGCACGCCCTCTGGACCAGTGGCGCCCGCCCGGACGCCGTCCTCGCTGCCAGTGACCGCATCGCCGCTGGCGCGCTGCGCGCCGCACACACGCTGGGCCTGCAGGTCCCGTCAGAAGTGGCCATCAGCGGCTTCGACGATTTTGACTTCGCGCGCTTCACGACCCCCACGCTGACCACCCTCCAGGTGCCGCACGGCGAGATGGCCCGGCAGGCGGTGCGGCACCTCGTGGCCCTCGTCGAGCAGCGGCCCCTGCCCCCCACGCCAACCTACCCCGTTCCGCTGCTCGTGCGCGAATCGGCCTGACCGCGCAAGCCCGCTGCCCAGCTGCCCCGGCGCGCTGGAGACACCCAGGAGGTTCTCATGACAACTCAGACTGAGTCCACGCCCCTGCGCGCCACGGCGCCTCCCCGCCGCGCCCCCCCGCAGGCGCTGGTCGGCTACCTGTTCATCCTGCCGGCGATGGTGGGGTTCCTGGTCTTTTACCTCTACCCCGCACTCCGGGGCGTGCAGATCAGCTTCACGGACTGGAACCTCCTGAGCGCGCCCAAAAGCGTTGGGCTGGCCAACTACGCGGAAGTCATTCACGACCCGAAGTTCTGGTCGGCGCTGGGCATCACCGTCCAGTACGTGCTGTGGAACATTCCCCTGCAGACGGTGCTGGCACTCGCGCTCGCCGTGGCGATGGACCGCCTGGTCAAGAGCATGTTCATCAAGGGCCTGCTGATCCTGCCCTACCTGCTCTCCAGCGTCGTGGTCGCCATGGTGTTCCTGTGGCTGCTCGATCCCTTCCTGGGCATCGTGAATCAGTGGCTGGCCGCGACGCCGCTCGGGAAGCAGGCATTTTTCAGTTCGGCGGAGCAGGCGATTCCCACGATCGCGTTCGTGAACATCTGGAAGCACATGGGCTTCAACGCGCTGCTGTTCTACGCGGGCCTGCAGGCCATTCCGCGTACGGTGTACGAGGCGGCGGCCATTGACGGCGCGTCCGAGATGACCACCTTCCGCCGCATTACCCTGCCCCTGCTGCGCCCGGTGATGGTGTTCGTGCTCGTCACGTCGCTGATCGGCTCGTTCCAGATCTTCGATACCGTGGCCGTGACGACGCAGGGTGGCCCGGCGGACGCGACGCGGGTGCTGGTGTACTACATCTACCAGAACGCCTTCAGTTTCTTCCGGATGGGGTACGCGACGGCGATGAGCATGGTGCTGTTCGTCATCCTGGTCGTGTTCACGCTGTTGCAGATGCGCCTGTTGCGCGCCAACGAATCGGATCTCGAGTGAGGCGTCCCGTGCGCGCCAGGAGCCTGCCATGACCACGACCGCTGTCCGTCCCCGCCGTCCGTTTCCGCTTGGCCGACTGCTCGCGTGGCTGGGCCTGAGCCTGATCATCCTGATTTCGTTGTTCCCCATTTTTATCGTTCTAAAAACGGCCCTGACGAGCAACAAGGCCCTCTTCACCGAAGCCGCCGCGCTCTGGCCCAGCCAACCCACCCTCGTGAACTTCCAACGCGTCCTCGGGCTCCTCAGCACCGAACAGGCCCAGGCCGCCGGTGGCTCCGGCAGCGCGGTGAACTTCCTCAGCGCCCTCAAAAACAGCGTCCTGTTCACCGGCCTGATCGTCCTGGGCCAGACCTTCTTCTCCGCCCTGGCCGCCTACGCCTTCGCCCGACTCAAATTCCCCGGCCGGGACGCCATCTTCACCCTCTTCCTCATCGCCATGATGATCCCCGGCATCGTCCTGTTCATCCCCAACTTCATCACCGTCAAGAACCTCGGCGGCCTCAACACCCTCCCCGGCATGGTCGCCCCCTTCATCCTCATGACCCCCTTCGCGGTGTTCTTCCTCCGCCAATTCTTCCTCTCCCTACCCCGCGAGACCGAAGAAGCCGCCTTCCTCGACGGCGCCGGGCCCTTCACGATCTTCTGGCGCATCACCCTGCCCATGAGCCAGGGCCCCCTGGCCACCCTCGCCATCCTCACCACCATCGGCATGTGGAACGAGTTCTTCTGGCCCTTCCTCATCGCCAAAGACGAGAGCGCCTACACCCTCCCCGTCGCCCTCCAGGTCTTCAAATCCCAGACGCCCCAGGGCGTCCCGGACTGGACGGGCCTCATGGCCGGCACCTTCGTCACCGCCGTCCCCGTCTTCATCCTGCTGATCATCCTGGGCCGGCGCGTCGTGGAATCCCTCGCGTTCAGCGGCACCAAATAGAGCCCACCCGTGACCGGCCCCGCCCCACCCGCCCCGACCCCGCTCACCCCCCAACCCACCGCGCTCTCACCCGCCCCCGGAGGCACCCCATGAAACGACTGCTCACCCTGACCGCCGCGCTCGCCACCACCTTCGCCAGCACCGCCAGCGCCGCCACCACGCTCGAATACTGGTTATGGGACGCCAACCAGCAACCCGCGTACGCCCAGTGCGCCGCGAACTTCACCAAGAAAAACCCCGACATCACCATCAAAATCACCCAGAAAGGCTGGGGTGACTACTGGACGGGCCTCACCACCGGCTTCGTCAGCGGCACCGCCCCCGACGTTTTCACCAACCACCTCGCCTACTACCCCGAGTTCGCCAGCAACAACCAGCTCGTCGACCTCACCCCGTACATCAAACGGGACAAGGTCCCCACCACCATCTACTACAAGGGCCTCGCAGACCTCTGGGTCAAAGGCGGCAAACGCTACGGCCTGCCCAAAGACTTCGACACCGTCGGCATCTTCTACAACGCCGACCTGCTCGCCAAGGCCGGCATGAAACCCAGCGACCTCGCCAACCTCACCTGGAACCCCAAAGACGGCGGCACCTGGCAAAAGGCCATCGCGCGCCTCACCGTCGACAGCAAAGGCCAGAACGGCCTGAGCGCCAGCTTCAACAAAGGCCAGGTCAAACAGTACGGGTACCTCACCGGGTACGGCGCGGGCTTCAACGGTCAGACCGAATGGTCCTTCTACACCGCCCCCATGGGCTGGACGCACAACAACGGCCTGTTCGGCACCAAGTACAACTACGACGACCCCCGCTTCGCGCAGGCCATCCAGTGGCTCGCCGACCTGAACCTCAAGTACGGCCTGATCCCCAGCTTCAAGGACGTGCAGAGCAGCGGCGACGGTCTGTTCCGCTCCGGCCAGGCCGCCATGGTCATCAACGGCTCCTGGATGATCAGTGACTTCACGCAGAAACTCCCCTTCAAAGTCGGCATCGCGCCCCTCCCGAAAGGTCCGAACGGCAAGCGCATGAGCATGTTCAACGGCCTGTCCGACGCCATCTGGGTGGGCAGCAAGAACAAGGAAGCCGCGTGGCAGTGGGTGAAGTACCTCGCCTCCGCCGACTGCCAGAACGTGATTGGCCGCAGCGGCGTGGTGTTCCCCGCCATTCCGTCCGCCACAGCCCTCGCCGTAGCGACTGACAAGGCCCGCGGCGTGGACGTCAGCAGCTTCGTCAATCAGGCCAAAGCGCCCGGCGGAACCTTCTACTTCCCGATCACCGACAACGCCGCGCAGGTCAACGACATCATGACCAGCGCCCTCCAGCGCGTGTTCCTCGGGCAGGCCAAAGCCAGCGACGTCCTCCCCGCCGCGAACGCCAAGGTCAACGCCCTGTTCAAGTAACCCTACCGTCCGGGCGGCCGCGCACGCGGCCGCCCTCCGTCCTCGCCCCCCTCTCCCGCCGAGGCCCCACATGACCCCACCCAAGATCGCCCTGGTCGGTGCTGGCAGCACCGTGTTCGCCAAGAACCTCCTCGGGGACATCCTGAGCTTCCCCGAACTCGCCCACGCGGACATTCGGCTGTTCGACGTCGACGCCGAGCGCCTCGCTGTGACCGAACAGGTCGCCCACCGTGTCGCCCAGGCGGTCGGGGCGCACCCCACCGTCACCGCCACCCTCGACCGGCACCGCGCGCTGGACGGCGCGGACTTCGTCATTAACATGATCCAGGTGGGCGGCTACCGCCCCGCGACCGTTACGGACTTCGACGTCCCCACGCGGCACGGCCTGCGGCAGACCATCGCCGACACCCTCGGGATTGGCGGCATCATGCGCGCCCTGCGGACCGTACCCGTGCTGCTCGACATGAGCCGCGACATGGAGCGCCTGTGCCCGCAGACGCTGCACCTGAACTACGTCAACCCCATGGCCATGAACATCATGGGGCTCGCGCGGCAGAGCAGCATCCGCACCGTGGGCCTCTGCCACAGCGTGCAGCACACCGCGTCGGAACTCGCGCACGACCTGGGGCTCAGGGTCGAGGAGATCGACTTCCTGTGCGCCGGGATCAACCACATGGCGTTCTACCTGAAGTTCGAGCATCGGGGCGAGGACCTCTACCCCCGCCTGCAGGCCCTGGCCGCCTCCGGCCAGGTGCCCGCCACGAACCGCGTCCGGTACGAGATGCTGCGCCGCCTGGGGTACTTCGTCACGGAAAGCAGTGAGCACTTCGCCGAGTACGTTCCGTACTTCATCAAGCGCGGCCGGGACGACCTGATTGAGCGCTTCCAGGTGCCGCTCGACGAGTACCCCCGGCGCTGCGAGGCGCAGATCGGCGGGTGGGAGACCCTCCGGGCACAACTCCAGAACCCGGACGCACCGATCGACGTGCAGCGCAGCGTGGAGTACGGGTCGCTGATTATCCACTCCATGGTGACCGGACAGCCCCGCGTGGTGTACGGCAACGTCATGAACACTGGCGGGCTGATCGAGAACCTCCCACACGACTGCGCCGTCGAGGTGCCGTGCCTCGTGGACCGCCAGGGCGTGCAACCCACCCGCATCGGCCGCATTCCGCCGCAACTGGCGGCCCTGATGCAGACCAACATCAACGTCCAGACGCTCACCACCGAGGCGCTCGTCACCGGCCACCGGGAGCACATCTACCACGCCGCCATGCTCGACCCGCACGCTGCGGCGGAACTCGACCTCGATCAGATCTGGTCGCTGGTTGATGAGCTGCTGGACGCGCACGGCGAGTTCATTCCCGCCGAGTTGCGCCGCCTGCAAGCCGCCGACTGAGTCGTCCGCCCTCTCACGCTTTCTGGAGCTTCACCATGACCCACGCCCCGCTTCACTGGACCATACCCGCCTCACCCGACACCGTGCGTGTTCTCATCAACGGCTATCAATCGTGGAGTGAGGCCGAGCTGCGGCCCCTGACCGACACCCCCCCCCGCGCGCACTTCCAGTGGATGATTGACCAGGGTCAGGACCCCGCGTTCCCGCCCAGCGGCGAGGCAGGCGTCTGGCGATCGCACACCCTGATCGGCCTGCTGCGCCCGGACGGCAGCGGTTGGGTCGGCTGCCTGCTGGACGCCACGCGCACATTCGCGCACTGGGAAGCCCGGGTGGCCGGCGAGGCCGTGACGCTCACCTGCACCCTGGAAGGTCCGGACGCGCCCGTGGCGTTCGAGGAGACGACAGACGTGCAGGCGACCCTGGAGCGCCTGAGCGCGCAGCTCGGTGAGGCCATGCACGCGCGGACGCCGGCACCCCTGCGGGTGTGGTGCTCGTGGTACTCCTACTACCGCGACATCACCCTGGAGGCCATGCTGGACAATGCCCACCGCGCGTACGATCTGGGCCTGCCCTTCGATGTGTTCCAGCTCGACGACGGGTTTCAGGCGGACCTGGGGGACTGGCTTGAGCCGAGCGCCTGGTTTGGCGGGCACGCGAAGGACCTGCCCGCGCACCTGCACACCCTGGGGTACCGGGCGGGCCTGTGGCTCGCGCCGTTCCTGGTCGGCCCCCACTCGAAGTTGCGGGCCGCTCACCCGGAGTGGCTGCTCCAGGACGAGCAGGGTGAGCCGCTCCTGCTGGGCGACAACTGGGGCGGACCGTATCATGCGCTCGACACCACCCATCCCGAGGCGCTGGCGTGGCTGCAGGAGCTGGCCGCGACGTTCCGCGGGTACGGGTATGACTACCTGAAAGTGGACTTCCTGTACGCCGCCTCGCATCCCGGCCGCCGGCACGACCCGGCCGTCAGCCGCGCTGAGGCGTACCGGATGGGCCTGCAGGCCCTGAGGGACGGCCTGGGGGACGACGGGTTCCTGCTCGGGTGCGGCGCGCCCCTGGCCAGCAGTATTGGCATTGTGGACGCCATGCGCACCGGGCCGGACGTCACGCCCTTCTGGGATGACGAGGCCCGCCGGGTGCTGCTCGGCGATGGCGCGGTGCCCAGTGCCCGTAGCGCCCTGCACACGGCGCTCACCCGCTGGTACCAGCACACCTGGTACCAGCCGGACCCGGACGTGATGATCGCGCGGCGTGAACGCAGCCTGCTCAACGATCAGGAGCGGGGCGCGCTGGAGGGGCTGCTGGACGTTATCGGGGGCCTGCGGGCCAGCAGCGACCCGATTGAGCTGCTGGACGCCTCGGGCCTGGACCTGCTGCGCCGCAGCCTGACGCTGAGCACGCCGGACCGGCCCCGCTCCCTCACGCACAGTCACGGCGGCGCCGTCACGCATTTCACCCGCGGCACGTTCAACCTGCTGAACCACGCCGCTGACGGGCTGGCGCCGCACAGTTACCACGCGGCGCCCGTGCAGGACGAGGCCTTGCAATTGGCTCCTGCGGCACGGGACCGTCATGCATCACCGTGACGTCCTGAAGCCCGACGGGCGCGCCCTGACGCTGTATGGGGTGCGCCCCGTCCAGGTGACGTCCGAGATTCCGAGTCCCAGCGTGGACCCAGTGGACGCCCGGCCCGTGATGCGCTGGCATCCGCTGCGCGGCGAGTGGGTCATGTACGCCGCGCACCGCCTGGGCCGCACGTTCCTCCCCCCACCCGAGTACAACCCCCTGGCCCCCACGCGCGACCCCGCGCACCCCACCGAACTGCCGCGCGGCGAGTACGACATCGCCGTGTTCGACAACCGCTTCCCCAGCCTGACCCTCACCGCCCCCGATCCTGAACCCGGCCCGGCCGGGACGCGTGCCGGGGTGGGCAAGTGCGAGGTGGTGATGTTCAGCCAGGATGCCCACGGCCGCCTCGCCGACCTGAGTGAAACGCAGCTGGCGCTGCTGCTGGATGTCTGGGCCGACCGGACCACGCGCCTCGCCGGGACGGGCCAGATCCGCAGCGTGCTGGCGTTCGAGAACCGGGGCGTGGAGGTGGGCGTGACCCTACACCACCCGCACGGACAGATCTACGCGTTCGATCACGTGCCGCCCGTGCAGGCCCGGATGCTCACGACCGCGCAGGCGCACCACGCGGCCCATGGCCGGCCGTGGCTGGCGGACTTCGTGCAGGCAGAACAGGCGGCAGGAACGCGGGTGATCCGCGACGAGGGACTGGCCCTCAGTGTGGTGCCGCCCTTCGCACGGTTCCCGTACGAAACGTGGATGGTGCCCGCCCGACCGGCCGCGCTGCTCAGTGATCTCAGCGCGGAGGAGACACGTGCATTCGGGCGGGTCCTGCAAGACGCTCTGCGGCGCCTGGACGGCCTGTTCGGCGTGCCCATGCCGTACCTGCTGACCGTGCATCAGGCGCCCGTGGGGGCTGGCTCACACCCGGAGTTTCCGCTGCACATCGAGATTTATCCGTACCTGCGCGCACCGGGCCGACTGAAGTTCCTGGCGGGCACTGAACAGGGGGCCGGTGAGTTTGCGAACGACAAGTTCCCGGAAGCGGCGGCACAGGAGTTGCGGGCGGTCAGTGTTGCCCCCGGGGAACGCAACATCGAGCCAGGCAACTGACCTGAACACCAGTCAACTCACGGTGGACTCCTGCTCAGCCCCTGGGTCGT encodes the following:
- the galT gene encoding galactose-1-phosphate uridylyltransferase; translated protein: MHHRDVLKPDGRALTLYGVRPVQVTSEIPSPSVDPVDARPVMRWHPLRGEWVMYAAHRLGRTFLPPPEYNPLAPTRDPAHPTELPRGEYDIAVFDNRFPSLTLTAPDPEPGPAGTRAGVGKCEVVMFSQDAHGRLADLSETQLALLLDVWADRTTRLAGTGQIRSVLAFENRGVEVGVTLHHPHGQIYAFDHVPPVQARMLTTAQAHHAAHGRPWLADFVQAEQAAGTRVIRDEGLALSVVPPFARFPYETWMVPARPAALLSDLSAEETRAFGRVLQDALRRLDGLFGVPMPYLLTVHQAPVGAGSHPEFPLHIEIYPYLRAPGRLKFLAGTEQGAGEFANDKFPEAAAQELRAVSVAPGERNIEPGN